One Ignavibacteriota bacterium DNA window includes the following coding sequences:
- a CDS encoding DUF2283 domain-containing protein: MLQEVFEVTPHLLRLPHGRMSFDYDKEADVLYISFKRPQKATTSEMLKEGILIRYRGKEVVGLTVLDASKR; encoded by the coding sequence ATGTTGCAAGAAGTTTTTGAGGTTACTCCACATCTGCTTCGATTACCACACGGAAGAATGTCGTTTGATTATGATAAAGAAGCCGATGTCTTGTACATCAGTTTCAAGCGACCACAGAAAGCAACAACTTCGGAGATGCTCAAAGAGGGTATCCTCATTCGTTACCGCGGAAAAGAAGTTGTAGGACTTACAGTTTTGGATGCATCAAAGAGGTAA
- a CDS encoding acyltransferase, which translates to MPRTVRGGLIQVTLAGSSEQPIETIKQAMIEKHLKMIDDAAKQGVQMLCMQELFYGPYFCAEQKKKWYALVEKVPDGPTVKLFQDVAKKYSMVIVVPMYEEEIPGVYYNTAAVIDADGKYLGKYRKHHIPQVEPGFWEKFYFKPGNLGFPVFKTAYADIGVYICYDRHFPEGARILGLNGAEIVFNPSATVAGLSEYLWKLEQPAHAVANGYFVGAINRVGFEAPWNIGEFYGQSYFCTPRGKIIAEAPRDKDFLVVADLNLDEIQEVRETWQFFRDRRPEEYGAISAVER; encoded by the coding sequence ATGCCCAGAACCGTTCGCGGCGGATTGATTCAAGTAACGTTAGCCGGCTCATCCGAGCAGCCGATTGAAACCATCAAACAAGCAATGATAGAGAAGCATCTCAAGATGATTGATGATGCGGCAAAACAAGGTGTGCAAATGTTGTGTATGCAGGAATTGTTTTACGGTCCCTACTTTTGCGCCGAGCAGAAAAAGAAATGGTACGCACTCGTCGAGAAAGTGCCGGATGGTCCAACGGTGAAACTATTTCAAGACGTTGCAAAAAAATATTCCATGGTAATTGTCGTCCCGATGTACGAGGAAGAAATCCCCGGTGTCTATTATAATACCGCTGCGGTGATTGATGCTGATGGAAAGTATCTGGGAAAATACCGAAAGCATCACATCCCGCAAGTTGAGCCGGGATTTTGGGAGAAGTTTTATTTCAAGCCGGGCAATTTAGGATTCCCCGTGTTCAAGACTGCGTACGCTGATATCGGTGTGTATATTTGCTATGACCGGCATTTTCCCGAAGGCGCACGCATCCTCGGTTTGAACGGAGCGGAGATTGTGTTCAATCCTTCTGCAACCGTTGCCGGACTCTCAGAATATTTATGGAAACTTGAACAACCCGCGCACGCAGTCGCCAACGGATATTTTGTCGGTGCAATTAACCGCGTCGGATTTGAAGCGCCGTGGAACATCGGCGAGTTTTACGGGCAAAGTTATTTCTGTACGCCGCGAGGAAAAATCATCGCCGAAGCGCCGCGTGATAAAGATTTTCTCGTCGTCGCCGATTTGAATCTTGACGAGATTCAGGAAGTGAGAGAGACGTGGCAATTCTTCCGCGACAGAAGACCGGAAGAATATGGGGCGATAAGCGCAGTTGAAAGATAA
- a CDS encoding four helix bundle protein, with protein MATGLENLWIYKLAEDLEVKVYEVTKVFPRDEFYRSVDQLRRSSSSVSDNLAEHYHKTTVKEKVRFLNIAKGEMEETRRGIIKSARKKFLSDKLALELVEQYTVLMKGTTSYIRFLELNNIGKRQTPTTKD; from the coding sequence ATGGCAACAGGGTTAGAAAATCTTTGGATTTATAAACTTGCGGAAGACCTCGAAGTGAAAGTCTATGAAGTAACCAAAGTATTTCCAAGAGATGAATTCTATCGCTCGGTTGACCAACTCAGGCGTTCGTCCTCATCGGTATCGGATAATCTTGCTGAACATTATCACAAAACTACAGTGAAAGAAAAGGTACGATTTCTGAATATTGCCAAAGGTGAGATGGAAGAGACTCGAAGAGGGATAATAAAATCTGCTCGCAAGAAATTCCTATCCGATAAACTTGCCTTGGAATTAGTTGAACAGTACACTGTCTTAATGAAAGGAACTACTTCGTACATCCGTTTTCTTGAGCTAAATAATATCGGCAAACGTCAGACTCCAACAACCAAAGACTGA
- the murA gene encoding UDP-N-acetylglucosamine 1-carboxyvinyltransferase, with protein MDKFIIHGGNKLQGTVTIGGAKNAALALIPATLLASGKYSFTNVPELRDISTMARLLQTMGVELKKKGTTLSINTFRVNTFEAPYEHVKKMRASIYVLGPLLARYGYAKVSLPGGCAWGPRPVNLHIEGMKKLGADVQLDQGYIIAKAKRLKATKIVFDVSSVGATGNVMMAAVLAKGTTIIENAAMEPEIIALADFLVKTGAKIHGIGTTRLEIEGVDALHPCDEAMIPDRIEAGTFLVACALTGGNIKLEQCSPLHLESVVAKLQEAGSQIQTGTDWIKIKSPKIIKAIDVTTAVYPGFPTDMQAQWISLMALAKGTSVITDTIYFDRFKHVPELIRLGANIEISKNAAIVKGVKQLTGAKVMSTDLRASASLVLAGLAAQGTTEVLRVYHLDRGYESLEKKLRVLGANIKRATGSEY; from the coding sequence ATGGACAAATTCATAATTCACGGCGGAAACAAACTTCAAGGAACTGTCACTATCGGCGGGGCGAAGAATGCCGCGCTTGCGCTTATTCCCGCAACACTTCTTGCAAGCGGGAAATATTCGTTTACCAACGTGCCGGAACTTCGTGATATTTCCACGATGGCGAGACTTCTTCAAACAATGGGAGTGGAACTGAAAAAGAAAGGAACGACACTCAGCATCAACACATTTCGTGTGAATACCTTCGAAGCGCCGTATGAACATGTGAAGAAGATGCGTGCATCCATCTATGTTCTCGGGCCGCTCCTTGCACGATACGGATACGCAAAAGTTTCTCTTCCCGGCGGTTGCGCGTGGGGACCTCGTCCGGTCAATCTCCACATTGAAGGAATGAAAAAACTTGGTGCCGATGTTCAGCTCGACCAAGGATATATCATCGCAAAAGCAAAACGATTGAAAGCCACGAAGATTGTGTTCGATGTATCGAGTGTCGGCGCAACCGGCAATGTGATGATGGCGGCGGTGCTTGCAAAAGGAACAACCATCATTGAAAACGCGGCAATGGAACCGGAGATAATCGCGCTTGCAGACTTTCTTGTAAAAACCGGAGCGAAGATTCATGGCATCGGGACAACACGATTAGAAATCGAAGGTGTTGACGCTCTGCATCCGTGTGATGAAGCGATGATTCCCGACCGCATCGAAGCGGGAACGTTTCTCGTCGCGTGCGCGCTCACCGGCGGCAACATTAAACTTGAGCAATGCAGTCCGTTGCATCTCGAATCGGTCGTTGCAAAACTTCAGGAGGCGGGTTCACAAATTCAAACCGGAACCGACTGGATAAAAATCAAATCACCGAAAATAATCAAAGCAATTGATGTAACAACGGCTGTTTATCCCGGCTTCCCGACCGATATGCAGGCACAATGGATCTCGCTCATGGCTCTCGCGAAGGGTACTTCAGTCATCACCGATACAATTTATTTCGACCGGTTCAAGCACGTTCCTGAATTAATCCGTCTCGGTGCGAACATTGAAATCAGCAAAAACGCTGCAATAGTAAAAGGTGTGAAGCAACTGACCGGAGCGAAAGTCATGTCCACTGATTTGCGCGCTTCTGCAAGTTTGGTGCTGGCAGGATTAGCCGCACAAGGAACAACTGAAGTTCTCCGCGTTTATCATCTCGACCGCGGCTACGAATCGCTCGAAAAGAAACTCCGTGTTTTGGGCGCAAACATCAAACGCGCAACCGGTTCTGAATACTGA